A DNA window from Comamonas sp. 26 contains the following coding sequences:
- a CDS encoding DUF2269 domain-containing protein, with the protein MNTYLLLKTLHILSSVLLVGTGLGSAFYMFFANRSGSVPAQAVVSRLVVRADWWFTTPCIFIQPITGIAMAYMAGYPLSTPWLALSLGLYVLAGICWLPVVWLQIRMAAMANEAHTQNQTLPQLYQQYQLRWESLGYPAFIAMAGTYYLMVNKPVLWG; encoded by the coding sequence TCTCCAGCGTGTTGCTGGTGGGCACCGGTCTTGGCTCGGCCTTTTACATGTTCTTTGCCAACCGCAGCGGCTCCGTGCCCGCGCAAGCCGTCGTCAGCCGTCTCGTCGTGCGGGCGGACTGGTGGTTCACCACGCCCTGCATTTTTATTCAGCCCATCACCGGCATCGCCATGGCCTATATGGCCGGATACCCACTCAGCACGCCCTGGCTGGCGCTGTCACTGGGGCTATATGTACTGGCCGGTATTTGCTGGCTGCCCGTGGTGTGGCTGCAGATTCGCATGGCAGCCATGGCCAATGAGGCCCATACCCAGAATCAAACCCTGCCCCAGCTCTATCAGCAATACCAGCTGCGCTGGGAATCTCTGGGCTACCCCGCGTTTATTGCCATGGCGGGTACGTATTACTTGATGGTCAATAAGCCGGTGCTCTGGGGATGA